In a genomic window of Tachysurus vachellii isolate PV-2020 chromosome 13, HZAU_Pvac_v1, whole genome shotgun sequence:
- the adal gene encoding adenosine deaminase-like protein — protein MDRETELFYRQIPKVELHAHLNGSVGFTTMNKLIARKPHLNIESSRTAIHNGQRRTLDECFQVFKVIHQLVDSEEDILMVAKSVIEEFAADGVKYLELRSTPREETKTGLSKRRYIETVLEAIHQCKQDEVDIDVRFLVAVDRRNGPEVAMETVKLAEDFMLSSDGVVVGLDLSGDPTVGHGKDFLPALQRAKNCGLKLALHMSEVPSQKAESELLLDLPPDRIGHGTFLHPEAGGTDILVDKVCKLNIPLELCLTSNVKGQTVPSYEKHHFQYWYECKHPSVLCTDDKGVFCTNLSREYSLAASTFGLTREAVWSLSQQAIQCSFAPEAVKQKLEQRWAELRPHILH, from the exons atggACAGGGAAACTGAGCTCTTCTATCGACAGATACCTAAAGTT gAGCTCCATGCACATCTTAACGGCTCCGTCGGCTTCACGACGATGAATAAACTAATCGCCCGAAAGCCGCATCTGAACATCGAGTCCAGCAGGACGGCCATCCACAACGGACAGCGCCGCACACTGGACGA ATGTTTCCAGGTTTTCAAAGTGATCCATCAGCTTGTTGATTCCGAGGAAGACATTTTGATG GTTGCCAAATCTGTTATTGAGGAGTTTGCTGCGGATGGAGTAAAGTACCTGGAACTGCGCAGCACTCCACGGGAAGAAACCAAAACAG GTCTCTCCAAAAGAAGATATATTGAGACAGTCCTTGAAGCCATCCATCAGTGTAAGCAAGACGAAGTGGACATAGATGTCAG GTTTCTTGTGGCTGTGGATCGCAGAAATGGCCCTGAGGTTGCTATGGAGACGGTGAAGCTAGCCGAGGACTTCATGTTGTCCAGTGACGGTGTGGTGGTGGGACTGGACCTCAGCGGTGACCCTACG GTAGGGCATGGAAAAGACTTTCTTCCTGCTCTTCAGAGGGCCAAGAACTGTGGCCTCAAGCTGGCGTTGCACATGTCTGAG GTTCCTTCTCAGAAGGCggagtcagagctgctgttggaTTTGCCTCCAGACAGAATTGGCCACGGAACCTTTTTACACCCCGAAGCAGGAGGTACAGACATCCTCGTGGATAAAGTTTGTAAGCTAAACATCCCTTTGG AACTGTGCCTAACCTCTAATGTCAAAGGCCAGACAGTACCTTCATACGAAAAGCACCACTTCCAGTACTGGTATGAGTGCAAGCACCCGTCTGTgctttgt ACGGACGATAAGGGGGTGTTTTGTACCAATCTGTCTCGGGAGTACAGCTTGGCTGCGTCTACGTTCGGCCTCACTCGGGAAGCTGTGTGGTCTCTTTCCCAGCAAGCAATTCAATGCAGTTTTGCCCCAGAGGCTGTAAAGCAGAAGCTGGAGCAGAGGTGGGCGGAGCTAAGACCTCACATCCTTCACTGA
- the cplx3a gene encoding complexin-3a, with amino-acid sequence MSFMVKHMIGGQLKDLTGGLGEEKAEGEKSEASAIGMTQEEFEEYQQQLAEEKVEREANFAQKKAERATVRSHFREKYRLPKSELDETQIQGASKDVELPSELAKMIAEDNQEEEHKESFLGQLKSLQDVDMDQLKDKAQATFVDLKETAEKCEVM; translated from the exons ATGTCGTTCATGGTGAAACACATGATAGGGGGACAGCTGAAGGATCTCACCGGGGGTCTTGGAGAAGAGAAGGCTGAAGGGGAGAAGTCAGAGGCGTCGGCCATAGGGATGACACAGGAGGAGTTTGAGGAGTATCAGCAGCAGCTGGCAGAGGAGAA GGTGGAGCGAGAAGCCAACTTTGCACAGAAGAAAGCAGAGAGAGCCACAGTCAGGAGCCATTTTAGGGAAAAATACCGACTGCCCAAG AGTGAGCTGGATGAAACACAAATACAGGGCGCAAGCAAGGATGTGGAACTGCCCTCAGAGCTGGCTAAAATGATCGCAGAGGACAACCAAGAGGAAGAGCACAAAGAGTCTTTCCTGGGTCAGCTCAAAAGCTTACAGGATGTTGATATGGACCAGCTGAAGGACAAAGCACAGGCCACATTCGTAGACCTCAAAGAGACAGCCGAAAAATGTGAAGTAATGTGA